In a genomic window of Halalkalicoccus sp. CG83:
- a CDS encoding DUF488 domain-containing protein, which yields MSEPGSIRETYHAALAHGLVDLPQGTSRIGVVRRPTSWFHGEIDENVPELAPPEELLDAFQQRREDFKMQGMCEEGAHNAAWEELGFEERYREHLDTPDARAALSALADRVANGEDVALVCYEGDSKRCHRHALEEELATRTP from the coding sequence ATGAGCGAACCGGGATCGATCCGGGAGACCTACCACGCGGCGCTCGCCCACGGCCTCGTCGACCTCCCCCAGGGGACGAGCCGTATCGGCGTCGTCCGCCGGCCGACGTCGTGGTTCCACGGAGAGATCGACGAGAACGTTCCCGAACTCGCGCCGCCCGAGGAGCTGCTCGACGCCTTTCAACAGCGGCGTGAGGACTTCAAGATGCAGGGGATGTGCGAGGAGGGCGCACACAACGCCGCCTGGGAGGAGCTGGGGTTCGAGGAGCGCTATCGCGAGCACCTCGATACGCCTGACGCGCGGGCGGCACTCTCGGCGCTTGCGGATCGCGTCGCAAACGGCGAGGACGTCGCGCTCGTCTGCTACGAGGGCGACTCGAAGCGGTGTCACCGCCACGCGCTCGAGGAGGAGTTGGCGACGCGAACCCCGTGA
- a CDS encoding alpha/beta fold hydrolase — protein sequence MIGAPIRRGRWADHPYVAVGDGPRTLLVIPGLNDPLCRVTDAWWFSLLVAAYCNRYAGRHTVAMVSRPEGLPADVSTRELADGYARVLEEVGPADVMGLSLGGFVVQRLAADRPENVERAVLGLAAVRLSTHGREVVERWRALAEREQWRPICGEAAHMVASGFRAPVVRGAATLYGRFGSRSSVDRRDFVASADACLDHDATPWVDDVAVPTLVVGGTEDPFFAREEYRRTAASIPDARYVEIDAGHDAVLDRRREFDGAIHGFLYD from the coding sequence GTGATCGGCGCACCGATTCGCCGGGGGAGATGGGCCGACCACCCGTACGTCGCGGTCGGCGACGGTCCGCGGACGCTCCTCGTGATCCCGGGTCTCAACGACCCGCTGTGCCGGGTCACCGACGCGTGGTGGTTCAGCCTGCTCGTCGCGGCCTACTGCAACCGCTACGCCGGCCGGCATACGGTGGCGATGGTCAGCCGGCCCGAGGGACTCCCCGCCGACGTCTCGACGCGGGAACTCGCGGACGGTTACGCCCGCGTGCTGGAGGAGGTCGGCCCCGCGGACGTGATGGGGCTCTCGTTGGGCGGGTTCGTCGTCCAGCGTCTCGCGGCGGATCGCCCCGAGAACGTCGAGCGCGCGGTCCTCGGGCTGGCCGCGGTCCGGCTGAGCACCCACGGCCGCGAGGTGGTCGAGCGCTGGCGCGCGCTCGCCGAACGCGAGCAATGGCGTCCGATCTGCGGGGAGGCCGCGCACATGGTCGCGAGCGGTTTCCGAGCTCCCGTCGTCCGGGGGGCCGCGACCCTCTACGGTCGGTTCGGCTCGCGATCGTCCGTCGACCGCCGCGATTTCGTCGCCTCGGCCGACGCCTGCCTGGACCACGACGCGACTCCCTGGGTGGACGACGTCGCCGTCCCGACGCTCGTCGTCGGCGGAACCGAGGACCCCTTCTTCGCCCGCGAGGAGTATCGTCGGACCGCGGCCTCGATACCCGATGCCCGCTACGTCGAGATCGACGCGGGTCACGACGCCGTCCTCGATCGCCGGCGGGAGTTCGACGGTGCGATCCACGGGTTCCTCTACGACTGA
- a CDS encoding enoyl-CoA hydratase/isomerase family protein gives MRTVTFDRPDASNALTTESAAELADVLSQADPDELDAIVLTGEGRAFSAEDLESIAALEGTPAAAYERIDETFGRLEEALDYESPVQSQPLGTDEHREGVSAFLEDRDSAFQS, from the coding sequence GTGCGAACCGTCACGTTCGATCGGCCCGACGCGTCGAACGCCCTCACCACCGAGAGCGCCGCCGAACTCGCCGACGTGCTCTCGCAAGCGGATCCCGACGAACTGGACGCGATCGTCCTCACCGGCGAGGGGAGGGCGTTCAGCGCGGAGGATCTCGAGTCGATCGCCGCGCTCGAGGGGACGCCGGCGGCGGCCTACGAGCGCATCGACGAGACGTTCGGACGGTTGGAGGAGGCGCTCGACTACGAGAGCCCCGTCCAGTCGCAGCCGCTCGGGACCGACGAGCACCGGGAGGGCGTCTCGGCGTTCCTCGAGGATCGGGACTCGGCGTTTCAGTCGTAG
- a CDS encoding ATP-binding protein, translated as MSEKQRIAVGESVGSGDRETIELPVVEVLTGRGFVTGKSGSGKSNTASVVVEELLEAGYPVLIVDTDGEYYGLKEEYELLHAGADEECDIQVGPEHAEKVAALALEQNVPTILDVSGYLDEEAADELLRETARHLFAKEKKLKKPFLLVVEEVHEYIPEGGGMDETGRMLIKVGKRGRKHGLGIVGISQRPADVKKDFITQANWLVWHRLTWDNDTKVVGRIVGTEYGDRVAELDAGEAFLQTDWTDADVRRVRFKRKRTFDAGATPGLDDFERPELKSVSDTLVDDLQTITESQQREADRIAELERELERRDERIAELERELESARDVSAAARQMAAALSEERGTETPPPQATLPEVTMDDEFERLRSENTALEAEIEELRRRLDERDGDAGEAESDSGSESGEDEALVDVPIDGREREEGSADAVAIAAEIEAASRRSLCNERQTWAVIEVLAETGGATAREVEDRVHAPFQWVWTLLLELRECACVERTSDGVYSLSPVARDLVLESADPLAP; from the coding sequence ATGAGCGAGAAACAGCGCATCGCCGTCGGCGAGAGCGTCGGCTCGGGAGACCGCGAGACCATCGAGCTACCGGTCGTCGAGGTGCTGACGGGCCGGGGGTTCGTCACCGGAAAATCGGGATCCGGCAAGTCGAACACCGCGAGCGTCGTCGTCGAGGAGCTGCTCGAGGCGGGCTATCCCGTCCTGATCGTCGACACCGACGGCGAGTACTACGGACTCAAGGAGGAGTACGAACTGCTCCACGCGGGCGCCGATGAAGAGTGTGACATCCAGGTCGGTCCCGAACACGCCGAGAAGGTCGCCGCGCTCGCGCTCGAGCAGAACGTCCCCACAATCCTCGACGTCTCGGGCTACCTCGACGAGGAGGCCGCCGACGAACTGCTTCGGGAGACGGCACGCCACCTCTTCGCGAAGGAGAAGAAGCTGAAGAAGCCCTTCCTCCTGGTGGTCGAGGAGGTCCACGAGTACATCCCCGAGGGCGGGGGGATGGACGAGACCGGCCGAATGCTGATCAAGGTCGGAAAGCGGGGGCGCAAACACGGCCTCGGCATCGTGGGGATCAGCCAGCGACCCGCCGACGTGAAGAAGGACTTCATCACCCAGGCCAACTGGCTGGTCTGGCACCGGCTGACCTGGGACAACGACACCAAGGTGGTCGGCCGGATCGTCGGTACCGAGTACGGCGACCGCGTCGCGGAACTCGACGCCGGCGAGGCCTTTCTCCAGACCGACTGGACCGACGCCGACGTCCGCCGGGTCCGGTTCAAGCGGAAACGTACCTTCGACGCCGGCGCGACCCCCGGACTCGACGACTTCGAACGCCCCGAGCTCAAGTCGGTGAGCGACACCCTCGTCGACGACCTCCAGACGATCACCGAGTCCCAGCAGCGCGAGGCCGACCGGATCGCCGAACTCGAACGCGAACTGGAGCGCAGGGACGAGCGGATCGCCGAGCTCGAACGCGAACTGGAGTCCGCTCGGGACGTGAGCGCGGCCGCCCGGCAGATGGCCGCGGCGCTCTCCGAGGAGCGCGGGACCGAGACCCCGCCGCCACAGGCGACGCTCCCGGAGGTGACGATGGACGACGAGTTCGAGCGGCTCCGTTCCGAGAACACCGCCCTCGAGGCCGAGATCGAGGAACTGCGCCGGCGGCTCGACGAGCGCGACGGGGACGCAGGCGAGGCGGAGTCCGATTCGGGTTCGGAGTCCGGGGAGGACGAGGCGCTCGTCGACGTGCCGATCGACGGGCGGGAGCGTGAGGAGGGCTCGGCCGACGCGGTGGCGATCGCCGCCGAGATCGAGGCCGCGAGCCGGCGGTCGCTCTGTAACGAGCGCCAGACGTGGGCGGTCATCGAGGTGCTCGCGGAGACCGGCGGCGCGACCGCCCGCGAGGTCGAGGATCGGGTACACGCGCCGTTCCAGTGGGTCTGGACGCTGCTGTTGGAGCTTCGCGAGTGTGCCTGCGTCGAGCGCACGTCCGACGGCGTCTACTCGCTGTCGCCGGTCGCCCGCGATCTGGTTCTCGAGAGCGCGGATCCGCTGGCGCCGTAG
- a CDS encoding iron-containing alcohol dehydrogenase family protein, whose protein sequence is MLPVSESFEYEYRGCDLIYGRGCVGRLGDYLAEHDLDRALIVCGSNVGASDELMEPIQEGLGDRLAGVFDGTTPEKSAEAAFGAIDEMHETDADVLVGIGGGSSLDVARQTSVFAQDGRSLSELREEARNGGVSPPDSNDERPPVIVVPTTFAGADVSDTGSIELLSAAESPTGQPASVGGSAMPIADFADPALFETTPAGALAGSAMNGLDKGIETPYARDANPVSDAAAVHGLRLLSDALPRIADGSDDGEAMDRAVVGSLLVQLDRKISIIHAFGHGFARRYSLQQGSVHAVVAPHVLRYLFEEVDAGRALLAEGFGIDPAGRSDVELGEEIVEAVADVRDALDAPTRLRDLPETREEDLPAIAEFVVDDSPMTRVPTSLEPTAEGIERVLREAW, encoded by the coding sequence ATGCTACCCGTCTCGGAGTCCTTCGAGTACGAGTACCGCGGCTGCGACCTGATCTACGGTCGCGGCTGCGTGGGCCGTCTCGGCGACTACCTCGCCGAACACGACCTCGATCGCGCCCTGATCGTCTGTGGGTCGAACGTCGGGGCGAGCGACGAGCTGATGGAGCCGATCCAGGAGGGACTCGGCGATCGTCTCGCCGGCGTCTTCGACGGGACGACGCCGGAGAAATCGGCCGAGGCAGCCTTCGGCGCCATCGACGAGATGCACGAAACGGACGCCGACGTCCTCGTGGGGATCGGCGGCGGCAGCAGCCTCGACGTCGCCCGACAGACGAGCGTCTTCGCGCAGGACGGCCGATCCTTGTCGGAGCTCCGCGAGGAGGCACGTAACGGTGGGGTCAGCCCGCCCGATTCGAACGACGAGCGACCGCCGGTGATCGTCGTTCCGACGACGTTCGCGGGGGCCGACGTCTCCGACACCGGGTCGATCGAGCTGCTCTCGGCCGCCGAATCGCCGACGGGCCAGCCGGCGAGCGTCGGCGGATCGGCGATGCCGATCGCGGACTTCGCCGATCCGGCCCTGTTCGAGACGACGCCCGCGGGCGCGCTGGCCGGCTCGGCGATGAACGGTCTCGATAAGGGGATCGAGACGCCGTATGCCCGGGACGCGAACCCCGTAAGCGACGCGGCGGCCGTCCACGGGCTCCGCCTGCTGAGTGATGCGCTCCCACGGATCGCCGACGGGTCCGACGACGGCGAGGCGATGGATCGAGCGGTGGTCGGCTCGTTGCTCGTCCAGCTCGACCGCAAGATCTCGATCATTCACGCCTTCGGCCACGGGTTCGCCCGCCGGTACTCCCTCCAGCAGGGGTCGGTACACGCGGTCGTCGCCCCGCACGTGCTCCGGTACCTCTTCGAGGAGGTCGACGCCGGTCGCGCCCTGCTGGCGGAGGGGTTCGGGATCGACCCCGCCGGACGCTCCGACGTCGAACTCGGGGAGGAGATCGTCGAGGCCGTCGCCGACGTGCGCGACGCGCTCGATGCGCCGACACGCCTCCGGGATCTTCCGGAGACCCGCGAGGAGGACCTGCCGGCGATCGCCGAGTTCGTCGTCGACGACTCGCCGATGACCCGTGTGCCGACGAGCCTGGAGCCGACCGCCGAAGGGATCGAGCGAGTGCTCCGCGAGGCCTGGTGA
- a CDS encoding NOP5/NOP56 family protein, whose product MNEGSTANAGWFEGLDRGDLDGGSEAIESGSAESPSNWPERAVETGFAESEDDYYRALHETTMRATREAVTERERADDAQLVHAVRAMDDAERTANELAERVAEWAGSLFDVDGAGVGYAREVAGREPDGPAEERAVSLAQRTVELAEEADSLRAFVERTTPAVAPNLAAMAGPVLAARLIALAGGLEALARKPSGTLQVLGAEDALFAHLRGRAPSPKHGIIYTHEYVRGTRAEDRGSAARALAGKLTIAARVDHYSGDRRPELDAELDERIATIRAREAEE is encoded by the coding sequence ATGAACGAGGGGTCCACGGCGAATGCGGGCTGGTTCGAGGGACTGGATCGCGGCGACCTCGACGGGGGCAGCGAAGCCATCGAGAGCGGGTCAGCCGAGTCGCCGTCGAACTGGCCCGAACGGGCGGTCGAGACGGGGTTCGCCGAGAGCGAGGACGACTACTACCGCGCGCTACACGAGACGACGATGCGGGCCACCCGCGAGGCGGTGACGGAACGCGAGCGGGCGGACGACGCCCAGCTCGTCCACGCCGTTCGGGCGATGGACGACGCGGAACGCACCGCCAACGAGCTTGCCGAGCGGGTCGCCGAGTGGGCGGGGAGCCTGTTCGACGTCGACGGCGCGGGCGTCGGGTACGCCCGCGAGGTGGCCGGACGCGAGCCCGATGGTCCTGCCGAGGAACGTGCCGTCTCGCTCGCACAGCGTACGGTGGAACTCGCCGAGGAGGCCGATTCCCTGAGAGCGTTCGTCGAACGGACGACGCCCGCGGTCGCGCCCAACCTCGCGGCGATGGCAGGCCCCGTCCTGGCCGCACGATTGATCGCGCTCGCGGGCGGTCTCGAGGCGCTCGCGAGGAAGCCCAGCGGCACCCTTCAGGTGCTCGGCGCGGAGGACGCCCTGTTCGCCCACCTGCGGGGTCGCGCACCCTCGCCGAAACACGGGATCATCTACACCCACGAGTACGTCAGAGGGACCCGCGCCGAGGACCGCGGGTCGGCTGCCCGCGCGCTCGCGGGCAAGCTCACCATCGCAGCGCGGGTCGATCACTACTCCGGCGATCGTCGTCCCGAACTCGACGCCGAACTCGACGAGCGCATCGCTACCATCCGAGCGCGGGAGGCCGAGGAATGA